The Serinus canaria isolate serCan28SL12 chromosome 2, serCan2020, whole genome shotgun sequence genomic interval CCCACCTTTAGTTGTCTATCTCTGAGGAGAAACTTTTCCTAGAGGCAAGCTATTACGTAATGCTCAGGATGAGCAGTTTCTCACATCCTCCTTTGATCTGTTAAATAAAAGCcgccacaagaaaaaaaaatgctaagcGCTATATTATTTTCCTGCCACAGTTCTACACTTATTGTCTCTCATttttagagatattttttaTCATTACTGATGCTGACAAACAGCCATCAGAAGCAGACAAATAAACCACGTAAGGCACAATTAAATATTCAACACACATATTCCCCTTCAAGACAAGACAATAATAACAAAACAACTGAAACCTGAGCCTCTTTCCAGCTACACTAAATTATGCCACTGAAGTCAAATGCTTATTAATGGTTTTATTTACCCTCTGATACTCCAAGACACAGAGATTATtccatttctgaaaaatctaCCACCACCCCTGTGCAACAGCAACAGCTAGGGGttagcaaaaaaataaaggaaaatacaattCAGACATCACAGAAAGGAAGATTCCTCCACGGAGAGGCCCTTCCATGGGGAACAACCTCAGGGGCTACAAGCTactgtgagcacagagcactCTTACCTGTGTGACTGAGCATGTGCCGCTGCAGGGCACTCGCCCATGGAAAGACTTGAGGACAGTAGGGACAGGGGATATTTTGCAGGCAGTCTGAGTAAGCGttcctcttccctctcagcAGCTTATCCTTGGCAGTTTCCTTCTCATCCTCACTTGTTCCATTTCTGCCACTTTCTTCCTTGAAATTGTCAGTGGACTGCAGAAATGGGCTAAATTTGTTAGTGTCTGTGGTAGCCAGCATCTTCTCTATGCTGGCAAATTCCCCACTTGACTCCAGATCCACACTACTGCTaagtttgggtttattttttgtccCTTTCTTTCTACCTCTTTTCTTGGTCAACCCAGCATCAGCAACAGGAGACTGCTCTGGATCACAAGCCTGAGACAGGTCACTGGGCAGGCTGGAGTCTCTCTGAACGGTGCTCACGATTGTCACTTTAGCTTTGGCATTCCCTGATTTGTCACACCCAGCGGAGCTGCTCACTGCCTTGGGATTGGCATCTGCAGCCTCTGTTTTCAGCAAAGTGGGAGCAGAAGACACAGATGAAATGATCTGTGCAATGGAAGCCAATGGTGGCAGCTCTTTAGTTACTGAAGGCTTTGGCAAgagaggtggtggtggtggtttaGGCCTCAGGGGTCTCAGCAAGGCAGCATTGCCAGGGAGAGCCGGGGAAATGATCGGGACAGTCAAATGCAATGAACCTTTCAGTGGCTGGGGATGTCTGACACCCCGGTTTGTTTCTGAGTTCCCATTGGCACCAAAAACCAAAGGACACTGCAGACAGTTATAGGCTTTATCACTGTTCCCAGAAGCAGCCAGCTCTTGATTCCTGGCTTCACAGGGGACATCATCTTTATCCTTCTTCAGGATTTTGGGGATGGACAGGTCGATAGGCTCCATGGAACAGTCATAAAGGGACAGAGATGAACCGAACAGGTTCTCCTGCTTCACCTGCACAGCACTcaggcttttgcttttctgagagAAATCTAATGGCTCATCAAAATCCATAGGGAAGTTGCCCACAGGTTCACGTTTGATGGAAACGTGAGATGATGTTCCCAGCAAGAAGCCGTTTTGTGGCTCCAGGAAAGGCGTCATGGGCTTGTGGTCCATATAAGTGCTGTCCTCCAATAAAGAAGGGTCTGTCTGGCTTTCCTGGGCACTGCAGTCCACCATTAAGATGTAATTCTCaatctccttttcctgcacATGCAAGTGCTGCTTGAGGATGTGGTGAATGCAATTCCTCTTGGCCGAAAAGGCCGTGCCACACTCCTTGCACTCGAACGGCTTCTTCTTCTGGCAGCCACTGTGCGTCCTCATGTGAATGCGGAGGGCCCGGTAGTGCTTCAGGTCCTCTCCACACAGCTTGCACACCGTGTCTGGGGAGCAGAAGGCATCCACCATCTCTGCAGCATTGCTGGTGACATATTCAATGTTCTTCTCGATATCCTTCCTGGTTGTTTTGAGGTGCTTCTTTCGCAGGTGCCTCTCACAATTGGCTTTCACTGTGAATGGGTAGTGGCAGATTTTACAGATGTAAGGCCGCTCCCCGCTGTGCGTCCGCAGGTGCCGGATCAGCGCCGCCTTGTCAGCCGCGATGTAGTCACAGATGTTGCACTGATACGGGGAAATACCTAAGTGAGAACGGATGTGAGCTCTCAGGACACCAGAGAAGGCAAACACCTGGTCACAGAAACGGCAGGGGTACAAAACTTTCCTCATGGTCGGGGTCTTCTTGTTCGCTGCCCCTGCGATGATGGCTTTGAGGTCTCCTTCTGTGACTTCTTGCTTGATCTTGGCTTCCATACTTAAAGGCAGGAGAGCTTCAATGAtgctgtcctgctccagctgtgtctTCATCTCGTGCTGAGTTAACGGCTCTACTTTGGGTTGGAGGAGCAACTGCGAGGAAGGACTTGATTTGgcccctggctgtgggagaTGAGAGTTGGAGGCAGACTCCACTGAGTTCTTGATCAGCCTCAGAGGGGGAGGTGGGAGACTTGGGCTGATGCAGCCAGGGGAGGCTTGCTGGGCACTGATAAGAGGAGGAGGCGTAGAGGTTGCGACGACTGTTCGGGGCGTTACCAAAGGCTTTGGCTTCAGTGGTGGCATATGCTTGAAAATAGACTGCACGGGGACAGAAGGTGCCTTAGAAAGTGGAGGAAGACTGATttgaggaggagcagaagaagCCATCTTCAAGATCTGCTGAATGTCTGCCAGCTCAATGGCAGACTCATTGGAGATGGGTTTCACCACAATACTGCTGTCAGGCTGGATAATAAAACCCTTCTGGAAAGGCTGCAGCGAGAGAAgctttatgttttcttttgtaggGGGAAGGACTGAAAATGACCCTCCCATGGAGGCAGCTTCCAGAGGAGAGAGGCTGAGCAGACTGGTGCTGCCAGGTTCCTGAGGTAGGTTACTCTTCAGAGCTCTGAGCCGCATTTCTTGGACCTCGTCTTGTGTATTGTCCTCCTGCTTGACAGGCTTGATGTCTTTGGTGTACTGTAGGCCCAAGGATGCCATGAAGGCTTTCTGGTCTGGGCTCTCACCGGGTGGGGTTGTGGACTGTGGCTTGTGCTTGTCTTTTCCCTGATCCACCACGTGAGTTTCTGTGTGCAGTTTGAGTGCCGAAAGCATGGGGAATGCCTTGTTACACATCTCGCAAATAAATCGATGGAAATCACTGATGCACCTTCGCAAATTTGTTTCACACCAGACCTGCAAgacatgcaaaaatatttaaggtAGGAATCTGGAAAGGCATCACACACTGCTGCAAAACACAAACAGTTCACTCTCTCTTCCACTGACTAAGTTAAGAGGTTCAGAGCAGCCCTCCCCTACCTGGCATGGAGATATTCCCACTTCATAGCCTTTAGTCTCCTAAGGGGTGCATCTGAATTAGGAGCTGATTCTCCACAAGTTCCCTTCTATAAAAGCAAACTCCTTCAGAAGGCTATTCAGGCTCTCAAATTCTTTTCCATCCTAAATTTCCCTATTAGAAACTTCTCTTGTctcagtgacaggacaggagaCTCAGCATACTACACAGCAAGGAAGCCAGGCAGTAGACTATCTCGTTTACCTCTATTACAAAGAAActaggaggaaagaaaagaaaagaaaaaaaaagagaaaaaaaaaggcatccaAGAAGCTAAACCAATGTAAACcaatcaaaataaaaacccccaaaagcaGATCAATGAAACTCAGAGCTTAAAGCAGAGTGGTTTTTTGTTAGGGAAGTCTGATTACATTTATTCTCCCAAGAAAAATACTAGTAGAGGGCTGGCAAGACCTTTACAGACTTTAAGTACTTTATAAATCTTTTCTCACAGTGCAAGCAAAATtattacaaaaggaaaataccaACATTCAAATCCCTTAATAACTTTAAATGTCTGTCATtaattacaaaagaaataaactttgtttaaaaagttctttcttttgatttttttaagttttatacTAAAACTGTAacagactgaaagaaaaacctACAAGCTCCCCTGGTCTAGCAGCAAATTTCAAGTCTACCACTTTGCAGTCAGAAGAGTTGGAAATCAATGTTTTAACCCCAGAAGAGTAAGAAAAGTGCAGAAACAAAGCATGGTCCTGGTGGATTGTGCTGTTGATTTTCTAACAGGTAATGCACCTGCATCCAGACCCAAACTAGGATAGGCAAGATTTGACAGCAGGAGGAATCATATCACCTAACAGAAATGTTTATGGCTCTCAGAAAAACATTTACAGACTACCTCCCTGACTTTACCCATCCACTATCCCTCAAACCTTACATGAGGAACACTGTGGAGTGTTTTGTGAGGAAATCACTGAAGATGTCACTGTTTAGTCAGTAAGGCAACTGCTCAAagttttttgtattaaaaactTTCATACCCCAGCTACATCCTTGTCAGagtaaactaaaataaataatgtctTCCTTACCATGTGTACTCCCTGTTGATTTCAGATGTAGGATTTTTTGGGTATGCTCAAAGGGGTAAGGATCTAATATGATCAAagttttccttcaaaattttTTATACATCTTTACACTGGTAGCTATCCACTGTAATGGTGAAAAAGCCATTACAGTGCATAACTGTAATGTTATTGGCACATCACCCAGTGCCAATATTCTTtagatgaaaaaggaaaagggagaggcaGAAAGTGTTTAAAGCCTACACGAACAGTGGTGATGTACCTGAAACAAAATAGTCTGCATGCAGGATGAATCTTTCAACAACCTCATCAGATAAGCACTGTAGCAGCTGGCACCTTAAGCTACCAAGAACAGAGAGTACCTGAGAAATGCGGGGGAACTTCCTACAGGAGAAGTCCGTGAATCCCAAGTCGTGGAAGCCAGCTGGAATTGAAGGGTTGTTCTGAATGAAAGGCTTTCCCATGGGATCTCTGGGAAGCTGCTTGTGGATAACTGCATTATGGCGCAGTAAGCCCCGATGAGTACGAAAGGTGATACAACAGATGTCACACCTGGAAAGGAGAGGAATAAACCAGAAATGACTTACTGACTGCTGCAAGCTTGAGAACTAGCATTCTTCTTGCACCAGGAAGTCCTCTTTCCTCTCACCCCAAGCTACCAAGAACTTGctaaatgcaaaataaagccACAGTGTGTCAAAACCTATCACCACAAAAGGCCATTTTGGTCACACTCACTTTCTACCAGTTTCTGGCCAGTAAGTCCATTGGAAGTTTAAAGAATGTGAGAACTGACAATCTCACACGGGCACACAGGAGAATGGCAGCTGAGGTAACAGCCTTCTGAAAACCTTTTCATTGTCCAACGAAAAATATTTCAATGGCCTTacaccattttatttttactgaaaagtcctgttaaaataaacaacattaaaaaaaaaaaaaatcagcgACAAGGAGAGGCTAAATCTAACCTAAGTAGAAAGCAAATGTAAAAGCAGCACCTTTCATATCCACTACTTAAAACTTACTACTGCATGCCAGTCTAATATCTGTGTGTCAATCTTCATCACATTGCTTTTCCATAAACTTTCACTGGTATTTTTCAAAGCTGGTATGAGAAATAGActgtttgaaaaggaaaactacTGCTCCTTGAATGGGAGAAAGGCTCAGAGGAGGAAGACCTGAAACAGGTTCAACACTTCTGACACTTTTAGACCCCCTTCACAGCCAGTATGCcctgaagaaaaatgcagaaggtATTTTTTCCTACCCACACTTTATTGCTgtgatttcttgttttcttaagTTCCCAAATTCCAAATTCAGCTAAACAAGGGTTTCTCACATAAAACACTGCATTAAGCAATCAAAGCTatgctgcaggcaggaagggcTATGCAGCAACATTTGGTCAACACATCAACAAAGCCTATTGCCTTTTAGATATTTGGTATGTGAGCTCTGCAGCATGACAGGTCATGTCCACTCTGCATTCAATAAGTGACACACAGTTTCACTCAACCTCAAGTTCCTTGTGGCTATAGGTCCAGCTCCCAGCCGAAGCGTGGGTTACCCAGAAGCAAAACACCAGTGGGTATGAGACAGATTTTGTCACTGAGAATATTATATGCACTAGGAGTTTTTCACATCTGCCTGTGGCTTTGGTTTTCCTCATACTGTCTTTGCTCTCTACAACAAGGAAAAGGACATGTGCCTAGTCACTAAAAAAACATCCTGCAATTAGAAATGACTTCTGACAAAATCCTGAAACCACCCCCTCCCTGTCCTATCCCTAACAAACTCCCATTGTTGTGCATTTTATCACTATATAAACTCCCACAgccatttttttattctctgaaaACGAAGAGATAACCAAGTCACCCAGAAAGCAACTGGACTCATAGTCCCTGAGTGGTGAAAGAAGCAAGTGTGAAGTGTATATAACACAGCCATTGTTATCACAGTACCCAGAAAGCTTGGACATAAATATGCACAGAAGGTTTAATCTGTTTTAACTCTCCTGTCAATTCACTTGCATCCTACCTGTATTAATTACTGCTGACATAGTTCCTGCATTCCATTAAATACCAAACCAATGCCATTTACAAAGCTAATGTTTACTTAAAGAGGTATGCCAAGTGTGACAACAATCTCAGGGGAGTGGGGTGGGATGGCCAGCACATAGTACTGCTTCGCATCAGGATCTacagctctcctccagctcacCTGGCAGCACCTATTCTGTGATGCAAAGCTTTCATCTTCAGTGAAGACAAAAACACAACCATCAAAACCACTGGGGGCCAGagagcattaaaaaattataagtAGTCACCTGAAGAACTTGCAGGCTACtgaaattaattgcttttaGGGGTGATGAAAATACCTTGCATGAAAACAAGCAGTGCTTCTGACACGTTCCTCCTGGTATGTTAATATACAAACAAGAAGGGTTTGGAAACAATTCTCCTGCACCACTGGAAGCACTGCAGGCTGTTCTACAAAGGGATACAGACCCTGACCTCAGGGCATCCTGAAGCATCTCTGGGGTCCCAATGTACTTGGCCTGCCCTGCCAGGTACACTGGGACCCCAGGACCATTacagcagctgtgtccccttGTGTGTgacagggcaggcacagctaCCAGTGATGGCACCACAGAACTACTGGGAGCACTGACTCCTGCCACTGtaccccaggagctgggctgagcaggagccagtGCTCCTTGTCAAGCAGCCACACATCCCACACAGCAGGGAGGTGTGCCTTGCTCATCTTGCACTCCCTCCTCACCTCCCTCTTGCAACACGCTGATTTTCAGCACTACTTTATTTGGGTGTCCCACCAAAACTGCACTTGAGAGTTAATCTTTCAGAGCAAACACCCATGTGAAACTCCTTCATAGTACACCTGTATCAACTGCTAGCCTCAGGACAGTAAAAATTTGCAAgttaaaaatggttttttctATGCAAAGGGAACCACCTCACCTCCCCCGAACAAAAGTAATGTATCTTATAAAAAGAATATAAGCTTTCTCTTTTATtaagcatatttatttttctctttcttccttatcttttatttttcttgctgtgagtgaaaaagcagcaaacaaaaaggAGAATGGGGGAGAAAGTTTAAGGTCTTTTTCCATTAGGTCAGAAAGAAGCACCTGGCTGAAAAAAGAACTATCCAGATAAATCAAGCCTGTCACCTCAAGCTGCAGGCTCTTCAGGGCATATAAATGCACTGCACCCAGCTCAGCACCTTGCCCTGGTGGCACAGCTTACAGAACCACGTGGAAGGAGCTGAGAATGCCCTGCCTTCCTCTGTGATCAGGTATGGACTCCTGGCACCTCCAAGGAAAGCTAATAGCTACTAAGTGTCAAAACCTAACTAGTTAAGGCAAGCATCACTGCACTAAGTCTTGTGTTGATTTAAAATGGAGTAAGCTGCCATGCCTAGCAGTGCATTAACTGGAAgcatcaggttttttttcaaggtAGTCTAACTATTAATTTctattaatttctctgttttgtcaTCAGTACATTTTCTATCTTTGAGTAGTGTCACTGCCTACAGTACTTTTAAACCTAGACCCACagtttaagaaagaaaagagaaaggaatccTAGGTGATATGAAcattttttcatcttgtttaaactgctttaaaaaaaaattagtaattttggAAAGTCTGAAAAGTCCAGCATATCAAATAAAGGATCTGAAACATATGGTAATAGTTTGCTCAagatgaactttaaaaaaaaaaaaaaaacaacaaaaaacaaacccaacaacaaaaaaaatctccccaaacatacaaaaaaaccaaaccaaaacaaaaattaaaacagagagGCCTCCCTCTCCATAAAACTTTCCCAGTCTGCTCATGTGCAGTTCCAAGTCAAACATGGATGGCATGGCTGCAGAGAACTGTGATGAGAACAGGTTCTGAGGTTGTCAGCACAACAGGCCAAGCAGTGGCTCTACACCTGTGCAGAGATAAAAGCACTCTACTTGCAAGGTAAATTTCCAGATGTATCTAATAAAAGCTGCTGTGTTATCATGGGATTGCTAGTCTTGGCCACAGCCTTcaatttttctataaatatgATTACAGAgtaaggagaaaaaagctgttCAGTTCCAAGTATAGAGATTAAATTTTaagtagaaaggaaaaaactgtTTTTAGCAGCTAAGGCCcctttaaaattactttcattCTCAATTGCCTTTATATTTTGGACTTGCTCGTATCTGTAACAATGCAAATATCATACTAAGGCTCTGgctcactggcagagctgtaAAAAACAAGCAGGTAAGGAAACAGAACTCCTAAAATACAAAAGCAGAACCAAAATATAACAATGCAACAACCAGGCTGCCCTTGGTGCCTGGGCCATGTATCACACCAGGCAGGTCTGATTAATTATTACTACACCAGTgcaccttttctttccttttaaaactttcttaATGCACACAAGTGTATGCATCTTTGTGTTAAAACACACCATTAAAAAGCTTTCTACTAAAATAAGTTAGTACTCCTGAAATGTGTAATGCTAATTAGGATATAAAATCATTTTAACAGGCTTTAAGAAACAGTGCTTTGCAAAGCCTGTTTGTTCAAGGGGGCAAGGCAGGATTTGCTACACTTTGTAAGTGGCACCTCTGCAAGGAAAGTTTACATAAGCAGTGCCTGTTATTTTGCATTACACTCTCCTCTGAGACAACTTCAATTTGCCAGCAGAGGAAATAGCTGTCCTTCTTTAAGAAAtggaaagacattttaaaaaggaaatgcagagcCAATTTTTTAGCAAAATTAATCAGTCTTGATTTTGATTAAGAGTAAGTCAGACAACCACTAAATCCTTCTAGACTTTATATTTCAGTAGTCAAGACAAAAATgccaaatatttgtatttacCATTATGTTACCAAGAAATTAAGCAAAACACTATGCTCTGCATTACCAGAGACTGCTGGTGAGCAACTGACATTTACCATTGTTCTGCTTGTACTTCTGAAACCACACAGACTAAAACCTGAAGTTTTCACCCATGCAGCTCACTAATACAAAGTTGCCCATATTGTGGATGttaacaaataaaaacagtCCTAATTTCTAGGccttatcaaaaataaaaagcttggTACCACTTTGTTCCTTTCCTGTCTGTGCTCTTTAGCAACTTCCACAAacagaagcaagaaaaacaaacaaaaaaaatgaaacatatcCTGAGACAGAAGTCATTAATACACAATTAAGTTATGAAGTTGTCTAACTCCTCCCATTGAAATTCCCAGTCGGTACCGTGTATTTTCCTATCTCTGTTGTTAttattctcctttctctcttaaAGTTATTTGCAGAATTAATGTGGCTCTCATGAGCAAAGAAATTCCTATGCTGACCTAAAAATAACACAACCGGGTAGAAGAGAAAGATGGGTGATTCCCTGCTGATGACTCATGTCCACACCGGCAGTGGGAGCAGGCTCCCAGTCTCCACACTGGCAATGTCCCACTGCAGGGGAGGCTGGCAAGGAGGGGGAGATGGAGAAAGGATGGTTTTAAACACAAGGGCTTTCACCATCTGTGAAAGAAAGGCTAGCAGGTTACAGACATGTTCCCCTTCAGGAAATTATTCCTTTGCTTCTCCTTCACTTCTTCAGGGACAAGGCAAAGtgagagagatgagaaaaagCCAACTGGTTTCTGCTCCTGTGCAACCCCACCCAAGCCCAGATACTCATCTCCTTTtggataaaaaaaccaaaaaacaaccttTCCTGCCCTCCACACCCAGGGCCTTGGGAAATAACATCCAACAGCAGCACTAATCTCTCCCGTTTGCTCCAGATGAgtgatggaaaagcagcagcgCTGCaatgcctgctcctgcctcactCCGGgtcctccctgctgtcctgccatgcctgctcctgcctccctcccccgCAGCTCCCCAGCGTGTGTGACCCTGAaggacctgctgctctgccatctCGACCTCGCCTACTGctatggggctgtgctggaaccacaagcagcaccaggagccaactccctgccagctgcagaggctccccttcccttccctcttgcCTAAGGGGATGGACACAGCCTGCTAGATGTTCAATGCATGCTGCTTCACAGCCTCGGCAAAAGAGGcacttttcttttaactttgCCCTTTTTCCACCACCCCACTGGCCCTCTGATTTTGTTACCGATGTTCTGTCACTCTCTTTAATCCTCTCCCTCAAAGAAGCCAAGCCACCCTTGGGTGCAGCCAAGGCTGAACCCCCTGTACCAACCCTTCTATTAATAGAGGGATGCACAGCGTTATGTACATTCCTACAGCTGCACTGTGGTCCAGGCAAGAAAAGTATCGTGTAGGAGCCAGGACAGACCCGATATAAACCAGGGTGATGTTGTGCTTTAGAAATTTGtcagtgcagcagagccagtgTCTGCACCAGCGACTCCCCTGTCAGAGTAACACCAGTGAAATTAACTGCTGTAAAGTTTAATAAAAAGGCACAAGCTATGCTGTGTCATGTTTAAACTTCCTTTGTGTGCGAGCAAAGAAAAACGAGTAAAAACTTCTTCCTAACCCTGTAATGAATTTCATTTACCAGCAACACTTCAACAGTGCCAGATTTAAACACCTCTGTCCTGGTGAAACAGTAGCTTACTCTACTATTTACTTCAACACAATTAACATGCAACTAAGAcaaaataatgggaaaatggGAGATAGCCTGCAGACACTCACAAAAAAGTAGTCATTTTCtcataatggatttttttacttaataaaggtcaaagttttaaaaaacagaagtgTCAACAATTTGGCTggacagaatcacagagaaaGAGATGAAGATCAACTTAAACAATGAAGGGTTTAATAGTGAGGGCAAACATATCTGTGAGGCAAAAAAACCTGACCAGAATAGTCCTCTACAGGTACCAAAATTAAAAGCTGCACAACATCCAGAGTAACAGTTATTTGTGCACACCAACTCATGTGAACCTTCTGGTATTCTTTCAAGGTAAGAAATGAAAAGCTCTTCCTATCTTCTAACACATCTTTCAAATATGAAATCCAAgtacttctgtaatttttaaattaccagcaagagttaaaaaagaaatctatgtGTCTACCATGTTAAAAAAAGGCCAGTGCTTTTCATGAGTAACAGAAGGAGAAATACATCTCCAGGGGTTTCTCTATTGTATAAGCATCCACTGATCAGAACAGGGCTCACAAATAGGTGCACAAATCTGGATTGCAGCCCCTTGCCCTTATCTACATTTGCAGGTTAAGATATGCTCAGCATGCACACATGACTGCCAACAtgctgagcagcacccagcactcTGAGAGAGCCTCCAAATAAACAAATCCTACTCCTTAGGATCAGGCAGGCGTGCTAATAATCTATTTTGGCTcagccccttttccctcctgcatGCCCTTTTTACAAGCAGCTTTCCTCTACAGTCAGCTTTGCATTTACCCCCTTTCTATTCTGGCAGCCAAGCTAAGATATTTAACAGCATGTGACACAGCACACAGTTTCACATGAGAGCATCACTCCCTGTGTCCATTCACCAGCCAGTATTTTTATCCGGCTGCTCTGGATTCCCAGTTTCCTCACACAATGAGCTCCCTGATGTGAGCTGACCACTTCTAGGCCAGCGCTGGCCTTGCGCTGCTCTTCAGATGTTTCCCAGCTCTCTTTTCTGAACAGGAACTTCAGAAGGCATGTAACATGcagctctgttctgcttttgcaAGACAACCCACTGATTCTACTTCTCCATTTGATCAGTAAAAGGATGCATTCACCAGCTTGCTTGCATACCCTCTCCTCCGCCTCACCAAGAACTGCATTGTACCACAGCATATTTCTGGTTATGACCAGTGCTGGACTTCATCGTCATCAGCTGTCTCATGGAATTCCTCCTgcactgaaaatgctgccagCAAGAGATTAGGAGTTGGTTCCTAGTTTCTATCAGAAAGACATTGAGCAAACAGCTTGAGAGCTGAATTGGCGGTGTCACACCACTGCCCCTTGTCACCTCCATCTTTGGCTGTAACAAGTTTTGTAGCATTAACTGTGTTAGTACTCAATACCTCCAGAGCAATTTCTACCTAAACTGTCCTTGCTGGTACAATC includes:
- the RREB1 gene encoding ras-responsive element-binding protein 1 isoform X1; its protein translation is MSRRKQPSPSKVRLLEGAAEEEAEEPDATVHTTLSEETSNPEESHSQSGEKDEEKQLESLNSYKVSPSSPNSLDGADLSSIDAMMSAVMNVGKIAENGGNSQNVKSPSKSPAPNRIGRRNQETKEEKSSYTCPLCEKICTTQHQLTMHIRQHNTDTGGTDHSCSICGKSLSSASSLDRHMLVHSGERPYKCSVCGQSFTTNGNMHRHMKIHEKDPNSTASTTPPSPLKRRRLSSKRKFSHDAELDREERTPAKKVLEDGHSGEGDKRADDEVYHCPVCFKDFFCKYGLESHMETHPDNSLRCDICCITFRTHRGLLRHNAVIHKQLPRDPMGKPFIQNNPSIPAGFHDLGFTDFSCRKFPRISQVWCETNLRRCISDFHRFICEMCNKAFPMLSALKLHTETHVVDQGKDKHKPQSTTPPGESPDQKAFMASLGLQYTKDIKPVKQEDNTQDEVQEMRLRALKSNLPQEPGSTSLLSLSPLEAASMGGSFSVLPPTKENIKLLSLQPFQKGFIIQPDSSIVVKPISNESAIELADIQQILKMASSAPPQISLPPLSKAPSVPVQSIFKHMPPLKPKPLVTPRTVVATSTPPPLISAQQASPGCISPSLPPPPLRLIKNSVESASNSHLPQPGAKSSPSSQLLLQPKVEPLTQHEMKTQLEQDSIIEALLPLSMEAKIKQEVTEGDLKAIIAGAANKKTPTMRKVLYPCRFCDQVFAFSGVLRAHIRSHLGISPYQCNICDYIAADKAALIRHLRTHSGERPYICKICHYPFTVKANCERHLRKKHLKTTRKDIEKNIEYVTSNAAEMVDAFCSPDTVCKLCGEDLKHYRALRIHMRTHSGCQKKKPFECKECGTAFSAKRNCIHHILKQHLHVQEKEIENYILMVDCSAQESQTDPSLLEDSTYMDHKPMTPFLEPQNGFLLGTSSHVSIKREPVGNFPMDFDEPLDFSQKSKSLSAVQVKQENLFGSSLSLYDCSMEPIDLSIPKILKKDKDDVPCEARNQELAASGNSDKAYNCLQCPLVFGANGNSETNRGVRHPQPLKGSLHLTVPIISPALPGNAALLRPLRPKPPPPPLLPKPSVTKELPPLASIAQIISSVSSAPTLLKTEAADANPKAVSSSAGCDKSGNAKAKVTIVSTVQRDSSLPSDLSQACDPEQSPVADAGLTKKRGRKKGTKNKPKLSSSVDLESSGEFASIEKMLATTDTNKFSPFLQSTDNFKEESGRNGTSEDEKETAKDKLLRGKRNAYSDCLQNIPCPYCPQVFPWASALQRHMLSHTESQADAETLATGNKALNLSCGEKEQSEEMTELPESEHGPKEEQKADSLLAEEDAEEKVDGYEEGPEEDSVSNKSLDLNFASKLMDFKLAESDQSAGSSSQTERKHACDICGKTFKFAGTLSRHKKAHIREDRKDERSSEDESKSIQDDAGAPSMHDSGLEQEESPLDLKVVESPVDFEATGKENEESESISEGEGTERKSTEKSSDDKPKTDGAKSTAKADKRKKVCTVCNKRFWSLQDLTRHMRSHTGERPYKCQTCERTFTLKHSLVRHQRIHQKVKNARNHGKESDKEETQSRCGEDSENESSHSGANPISESECDSAGGVGSHSSLAGSRSEPLAGMVTDSPCGEERSGACLAEPTKSTQKHTEEDQEPRGSSEHERPSGFIQDLLEMHNAPSPMNHILAPADSAPQLLGVE